The nucleotide window CTTGGACTCAGTATATATCTGGTTTTCATCgatatatttgaataaaCAGTCTCTAGGAAGCAATGCTACCACTTTGGCAAAATCTAGTTCTGaaacttctttcttcaaggACGATTGAATAGGCTTTTGTAATGTGTCAAAGGTAGGTATGACATGCTTCCTGCACAGTAAAAAGGTATACAGTGTATTCAGCCggaaaaaaaactgtttcAGCTCATCGAATTCATCTTGAGTAGCAAGCTTCACTCTTTTTATACTGCGCGAATCTGCTTCCATGGATTGTAAGGGTCCTATTATACACTGGGAAGACCCTAGTTGCTCATTTTCTTATAATCTATCAGTTTTTCAGCCCGTCATTAAAAGGCCGATCGgttaaaatttcatttgatataTTCATGTTCAAAGTCTAATGAAAAGGAAGGACTTGAAACTGAATACAACAAAGGACTACTCGACATAATTGAGAGGGCGTACCATGTCATTTTCTGCTGAACAGTTTGTTTCCAGATTAAACAACTTAGAAGACTCCCAGGAGTCTATTGGAAACGCTTCAAAATGGTTATTATCTCAATATAGAGATGCCTCAAAAGTTGCTgaattttggaagaattaCATGCTGAGAAAGGACATAAATACTAGACGGAAACTGCTAGCAATATATTTAGTAAATCATGTTGTACAACAGGCCAAGGCAAAGAAGATTGGCCAGTTTCAAACTGCTCTTGGACATGTGACAGCGGAAGTATTAAGGGAAGTGTACCCAGTTCTTCCTAGAGAtctaaagaagaaagtaaGACGAGTCTGTGATATTTGGAGAGACAGGTGCATTTTTTCCGAAGATGTTTTGAGTGGCATAAAATCATGTCTCGATTCTGAGGAAACTGTGTCTGCTAGCACGCCGATCCCACCAAAGCTTACGCCCTTAGTTGAGAGTTTTGACAAGCTAGATAGAATGGAACAAAATGCCAAGGCTATGAAGCTAAGATTTGATAACGCTATCGGAGCATTAGATCCTTCCAGTGTTGTCTATgaggaaaattttggaataGTGGCTAAGATAGGACAGACCGCAATAGACACAGCAAACCAATCCATTCAATTGAGAGAGCATGCTTTATCTCGGCTTAAATCACTTTTGGAATTAGAAAAAAAGCTCCTGGATGAAGAGAGGAATACGATTGGCGAAATGGATATCGCAATAGCATCTAGAAATTCGGCAAGTGTAAACCAAGGTGCAGAAtatgaagaagatatttTGCCCACTTACGAAGCCGGAAACGAggatgatgaggatgatgagCAGAATAatagcagcagcagcaataGCAGTGATAGCGATGATGGTGATAGCGGCAAGGACATATCAGAGCTAGACAACAATATAGTATCTACTAATAAACGACAACATGAATTATCAAGCGATAACTCACAAGCCAAAAAGCCAAAAAGCTCTTCTGAAGATATCGACGGCCGTTCTGTGCAGGAATACGAGCCAGAATCGTTACCAAACAACTCTAATAGTCCACGTGAGAGCGGGACATCAGGTGTGACGTCAAATATACAAGATTTATTAAGTAAACTAGCTAATTAGCGAAAGGCTTTAAGTTTTGAGATATTTATCTATGTACAAAAGTCAGACTtcctttcaaaaatttaaaacTCGGACGTATTGATGTGCCAAGTCGCATATGTAATCATTTCCGGAGAAATATAAGCGTTCATCAGATATTCTCATATCTTTGACTTCTATATCCTTCAAAAGGCTTTGCAAACTGACGAGCTTCTCTGCGAATTCTTCCTCTGTTGCATCTTCATTAGAAGTGATCTCGATAAGCAGTCCTTTAAACCCggttgatgaaaagagattAATTGCTCTAACTATGAGGTCAGTGGTCTGAAATGTCTCGCCAGCTTCTCCTTTTATGCTTTGCCGTTGGGACCAAATGTTCGATAGTTTTGTGGATAAAATTGCATCAATTGGCTCTGGGGTATCCCCACAGCATCCGTTGGAAAGAAGGCTTGAAGATTTGTCATTCAAAGTTGCAGTAGTTACCATACAAACATTGTTTTTTATCAGCACAGTTTTTTTGTCATGATGGGAGAAAGTTATCGAACACATTAACTTGGATTCACCGGGCGGTATGTTTTTCACCTGATATCTATAGGTTTTGAAATCGACATTCCATGAATCCAGAACTGAAAGTAGTGTACTAGAGAGGGCATCTTTGAATTCTATCAAAGTGCTTGTTGTAGCCCTTTCAGCAAATATAACTCTTTATGCATACCATTCTTAGTTAGTTGATTTGTTCCGAATCTCTTTTAAAGAAGGTTTGCTTTAACTTACGCAGTCCTCCGCATCAGCAACTCCAGTAAAACCCTTGGTACGTGTGTAGTGTGCCTATTGATTGTTCTTTATATATGTTTCCTGCTTCTGGGCCCGCTAATGAAACCAACGACGCGGGCCTGCTCCAACACAGCAAAATCATTgtcattaaaaaaaattgtatATAAAGATAAACTAAAATATTAATTCTTGATTCCATCTTTCGAATGCTTTTGTAAGCTTCGAATAAGGGTATTTGAGTATCTTTCATCACACTTTGTGTCTTAATATTTGAGTGAATGCGTATTTTGCGGAATCAGGATAAATTTCTGATGCTGCGAAAGTAGGATTAagttttgatgaaatcatCTTATTACCACAGTTTCGATGCATTTGCAACCTCCTTGTATTTTACTTACAgttatttttcaagagaatACTGGGAAACTATGCAGCGGAGTGTTTCTGATTGATCAGTGTCGTGCGCTTTAGAATTGGGAAAGAGGCGTTGAAacttcaaatgaaatatagTAAGGCACCATTTTACATTGAAATAGAGGGTATTTCTTTGCTGTTCGTCTGGTGGAAAAATAGCTAAGGCGTAAAGCGAAGACAGATTGAGGCCTCCTCGATAGAGCGATGCAGtcgaagaaagaaatgacCTATCGTTGCAAATCTGCTACACATGACTTTCCTGTTTTTTGGCAATGAATCACAGCCCATTTCGTACCTTTTGATGCCTCTTTTGATAGGGTATTATAAATGTTGAGTGCAAAGCTTCTCGGAGCTGAGTTATTGACGGATCCCAATATCTTTCTAAGccattcttctttctgACCCAATGAAATAGTAGAAATCATTTCCAATGTTTCATCGCGTATCCCATCGACAATGATGACAGGAGCCGCCATCAAGCTATTGACTATAGCACTAGATGCACTTCTTGCGGCATCCTCATATACccatttttctcttttgctgGCCTTCTTTGATCTAGTGGCAGGATTTGGAACATATAAAACTTTTTGTGCCGATGGAGTTGGAACGGCTTCGTCTATATCGCCATCTATACTGCTGTCAGCGCTGCTATTTTCGTTCCACTTGCTGAAATCATCTGTATTATCTTCCAGGGACAATTGACTGTTAACGAGAGAGGTTTGGATTCCGGCCTCTTGCTGATATAAATTCAAGAATTCGTCCAAATCTAAGTCAATGTCAACGTCACTGTCAAGTTTTTTGACTCTTAAAGgtttatattttcttttgttattCGGCAAAGTGTAGGTTTGTTGTTTAACCAATATGATCCATTCAACGCTATCCCTTTGTGCCCCAGAGACTACATCGTCGACTGTATAGCAATTTCTTAGAATATCAGCACTGATTCCCCTTTTCCATAACTGGTTTAAGATTTCCACACCAACAGAATTCAAGATAGAATTCGAAAAACACGAAATCAACACATCGCAACGACTTGGTTTCCATTCAAGAGAAGTTCCTTTTAGaaatttgtttttccttttgaCTCGAGAGCTCTTATtcagtttgaaaaaattctgcGCAATTCCAAATATTGTCTCCCAGGCCAAATTGAATCCAACTGCCCTTTGAGTATTGGATCCTCTTTCCCCAGAAGGTCGAGCGAAATATGAAATTAATTTGTCATATCGTCCACCAGCTGCTACCAGACTTCTGGATGTTCCGTCATCGTAGACAGCTTGAAACATTATTCCTCCTTTATAGAAACCACTATTATAATTGCTAAATGGTGCAATGACTATGTTTCTCGTCATATCTAATGgcttaaaaaaattaataacCTTGGATATATGTAAAAGTGATTCATCAATTTTACGCAAATAAGGACTATCGACCATTGCTTTATGTAGCCTCCTTTTTGCTGCATCAAAATCGAGCCTAAAGTCAAATAGTTCCAAATCATTCAAAGATGTAGAGGATATATTAAATTGTGATTTCAGCTCCACTTTAATCTCCTTAAAGGATTTCCCAAACCCTAATTGCGAGAGCAGACGCGAAACGAACGGCCTTCGTGCCTTATCAATATTAGCATAATTAAGAACACTGTCTAATATATCCTCATGATTGATAACAAATAGTGTATTTGTTTTCTCAAATACGGGAAATACAGTTAGAATTTCGTCAATGATTTTCAAGCTTTCAGATTCATAAAATGCAGAGTCGGTAGAGTTACTAGAAGTGATATCAAAGTCAATTTCACCAAATTTCTTAGGTTCTAAACTTGAGTTGGAATGCGCTGGAGGTCGATATACATGTTGAAAACGAAAATGTTTTGAGACACAATTGGGATTTTTTGATAGGTAACGGGCCATTGGGTATGTCAAATCGTATTGGAGCTGCAGAACAGTTCCGCCTTCGTCAAGTATCTCGTATACGTTTTGTGTACTATAGACGGGCgcttttggaaaaatgatCGGTGGctcattgttttcaattccCCCATGTTTTCTAAAGATTTTCACAACTTCTTCTGTCATTTTTGACCTCAAAATTTGGGTAAAAGGTGTTGATGTAGACTGTGTATTGTCATACAGTATATCATTCGTTAAGCTGTATGCTTGTGAGAAAAGGGTCTCCCTGACTTGCTTTTGCCACGGGGAGGCAGGATCTGCTAATGTCTTAAGTGTCTCATTAATTATCTCATCCTGATGCTTAACGGGAAGTAAACCACTATCAAGCAGCTTTTGAGCGCCAAATCTTTTGTTAGGATCGTGATCTAATAGTAATTTAATGATCTTCTTCTCAGTTTTCATCTTATCGGAATCAAAGTCTTGAGGGAACTCAATATCAGCTAGCCTTAATTGCTTTAGAATATTCACTCTTTCCATACCTGTTGAGAAGGCATATACCAtctcaaaaaagatgattcCGAGTGAATAcatatcaattttttcattgtattGTCCGTTGCCATGAAGGACCTCTGTTGCTACATAAAGAGTTGTACCGATCGCCGACGTTAGATCATCAATGCTCCCAGCTTGAGAGCTGGAATCTTGACGTAGCAAGTCCAAAGATTTGTGGACATTTTTTGCCAGACCAAAGTCTCCGATTTTAACATTTCTAGATTCAtcgatgaaaatattcatgGGTTTCAAGTCCCGATGAATAATTCCCAAAGAGTGGATATAACTCAAGGCTTCCAATATTTGACGAAATAATCTCCAATATTCGTCTGGTTCcttattgatattttccgTGTGTATCAAATCAAATAGTGTTCTATTCTCACAATATTCCATTTGAATAAAAAGTGTGCTTTTGTCATTGTGGCCCGTCTTACGATATGTCGAAGTCTTTCTCCTATTTCTAGCTGGTGTTTTTATTACTAAGCCATTACTTTCTGATTCCTCGTCGCTACTACTTTCCGGCTCCTCATCACTGCTACTTTCTTCGCTCATTTCTGAGCATTGACTTTTCTCTGCCGTACTACTTGCAAAAACAATCTCAGGATAGCCAGATCCTGAAATAAAATCCCATGCGTTATTAGTTGCATCGAGCTCGGATTGACTTTTCAAGAGGCTCAATTTACTCAAAGTTTCATCTGTGTCGTTCTCCAAAGTCTCTGATTCCTCATCCGAAGATTCAAATACAGATCCATCATTATCAACATCTTCCTCTAACCATGCAGCATAATATCTAACGACATATTGATGATTCAAACTGGCTAAAAGCATCACCTCGCTTAAAATCGTGGAGAGCTTTCCTTCGGTATGTTTAATCTTCTTTATGGCATAATATCTGCTATCGAGAGCATTACGAGCTTTCACCACCTGGCCAAATGCACCCTTGCCCAGGACAGCcacttcttcaaaatcgGAACCGTATCTCGAACGAGTTGCTGGATTGGCAGAGGAAAAGCGTGAGCCGACATTAAACGATCTCCTTCTTCCGCTAGAT belongs to Zygotorulaspora mrakii chromosome 1, complete sequence and includes:
- the GCN2 gene encoding serine/threonine-protein kinase GCN2 (similar to Saccharomyces cerevisiae GCN2 (YDR283C); ancestral locus Anc_5.298), with the protein product MSGSRLTLEEYYEIQKNEVEAIESIYMHDFTNLTKKKSKWDKLPQFVFEISLSSSNKDAVVSSLTLHIALAPLYPYTAADISFKNVNNVLDSQLKNLKAEFGKIQKESSNQECIFDITSLVQEKLDEFQNISNNQSLEDDRMQRIKENKERQQREEEERMHELEARKLSEQRIIDEIVKRELEKRQDDDSTFLNHSSSVDLLPPQEWIASGEAIVFTKTVRAKLPNNSLYKFRAVVNPKPITLSSDPFGFAKQFLVKPYIPPESPLADALMSSEMMENFYYLLTEVELDNSYFNTSNGKKEISHLEKELESLLKVDHANINRLYAYTVERLGRNNSTFVWHIKLLTQYSSYIPMTEIIQSVGFVNLATARIWMIRILEGLEALHKLGLVHKNISLQTVMLIKDCDFGITIPRLAHPAYGYTILHMVSCHPNKKGAAVELPSCSWPAPELVKFSNCKPQRMTDIWQAGVLFLQTINGMDTVLNYSSAQDFLENSNMDDGLYDLLDRMLRQDPKKRFTPLELLPMKFLRTNIDPGANKLTINKESSVNSSRKSFSDSLGANSRTLSQSSGRRRSFNVGSRFSSANPATRSRYGSDFEEVAVLGKGAFGQVVKARNALDSRYYAIKKIKHTEGKLSTILSEVMLLASLNHQYVVRYYAAWLEEDVDNDGSVFESSDEESETLENDTDETLSKLSLLKSQSELDATNNAWDFISGSGYPEIVFASSTAEKSQCSEMSEESSSDEEPESSSDEESESNGLVIKTPARNRRKTSTYRKTGHNDKSTLFIQMEYCENRTLFDLIHTENINKEPDEYWRLFRQILEALSYIHSLGIIHRDLKPMNIFIDESRNVKIGDFGLAKNVHKSLDLLRQDSSSQAGSIDDLTSAIGTTLYVATEVLHGNGQYNEKIDMYSLGIIFFEMVYAFSTGMERVNILKQLRLADIEFPQDFDSDKMKTEKKIIKLLLDHDPNKRFGAQKLLDSGLLPVKHQDEIINETLKTLADPASPWQKQVRETLFSQAYSLTNDILYDNTQSTSTPFTQILRSKMTEEVVKIFRKHGGIENNEPPIIFPKAPVYSTQNVYEILDEGGTVLQLQYDLTYPMARYLSKNPNCVSKHFRFQHVYRPPAHSNSSLEPKKFGEIDFDITSSNSTDSAFYESESLKIIDEILTVFPVFEKTNTLFVINHEDILDSVLNYANIDKARRPFVSRLLSQLGFGKSFKEIKVELKSQFNISSTSLNDLELFDFRLDFDAAKRRLHKAMVDSPYLRKIDESLLHISKVINFFKPLDMTRNIVIAPFSNYNSGFYKGGIMFQAVYDDGTSRSLVAAGGRYDKLISYFARPSGERGSNTQRAVGFNLAWETIFGIAQNFFKLNKSSRVKRKNKFLKGTSLEWKPSRCDVLISCFSNSILNSVGVEILNQLWKRGISADILRNCYTVDDVVSGAQRDSVEWIILVKQQTYTLPNNKRKYKPLRVKKLDSDVDIDLDLDEFLNLYQQEAGIQTSLVNSQLSLEDNTDDFSKWNENSSADSSIDGDIDEAVPTPSAQKVLYVPNPATRSKKASKREKWVYEDAARSASSAIVNSLMAAPVIIVDGIRDETLEMISTISLGQKEEWLRKILGSVNNSAPRSFALNIYNTLSKEASKGTKWAVIHCQKTGKSCVADLQR
- the SRB2 gene encoding Srb2p (similar to Saccharomyces cerevisiae SRB2 (YHR041C); ancestral locus Anc_5.299), which translates into the protein MRRTAVIFAERATTSTLIEFKDALSSTLLSVLDSWNVDFKTYRYQVKNIPPGESKLMCSITFSHHDKKTVLIKNNVCMVTTATLNDKSSSLLSNGCCGDTPEPIDAILSTKLSNIWSQRQSIKGEAGETFQTTDLIVRAINLFSSTGFKGLLIEITSNEDATEEEFAEKLVSLQSLLKDIEVKDMRISDERLYFSGNDYICDLAHQYVRVLNF
- the RTT103 gene encoding Rtt103p (similar to Saccharomyces cerevisiae RTT103 (YDR289C); ancestral locus Anc_5.300), whose translation is MSFSAEQFVSRLNNLEDSQESIGNASKWLLSQYRDASKVAEFWKNYMLRKDINTRRKLLAIYLVNHVVQQAKAKKIGQFQTALGHVTAEVLREVYPVLPRDLKKKVRRVCDIWRDRCIFSEDVLSGIKSCLDSEETVSASTPIPPKLTPLVESFDKLDRMEQNAKAMKLRFDNAIGALDPSSVVYEENFGIVAKIGQTAIDTANQSIQLREHALSRLKSLLELEKKLLDEERNTIGEMDIAIASRNSASVNQGAEYEEDILPTYEAGNEDDEDDEQNNSSSSNSSDSDDGDSGKDISELDNNIVSTNKRQHELSSDNSQAKKPKSSSEDIDGRSVQEYEPESLPNNSNSPRESGTSGVTSNIQDLLSKLAN